The following is a genomic window from Streptomyces sp. BHT-5-2.
TGCGAGTTAGCGGTGTGTAGCGAGGTTAACCCGTGTGGGGAAGCCGTAGCGAAAGCGAGTCCGAAGAGGGCGTTTGAGTTGCACGCTCTAGACCCGAAGCGGAGTGATCTAGCCATGGGCAGGTTGAAGCGGAGGTAAGACTTCGTGGAGGACCGAACCCACCAGGGTTGAAAACCTGGGGGATGACCTGTGGTTAGGGGTGAAAGGCCAATCAAACTCCGTGATAGCTGGTTCTCCCCGAAATGCATTTAGGTGCAGCGTCGTGTGTTTCTTGCCGGAGGTAGAGCACTGGATAGGCGATGGGCCCTACCGGGTTACTGACCTTAGCCAAACTCCGAATGCCGGTAAGTGAGAGCGCGGCAGTGAGACTGTGGGGGATAAGCTCCATGGTCGAGAGGGAAACAGCCCAGAGCATCGACTAAGGCCCCTAAGCGTGTGCTAAGTGGGAAAGGATGTGGAGTCGCAGAGACAACCAGGAGGTTGGCTTAGAAGCAGCCACCCTTGAAAGAGTGCGTAATAGCTCACTGGTCAAGTGATTCCGCGCCGACAATGTAGCGGGGCTCAAGTACACCGCCGAAGTCGTGTCATTGCAGCATGAGGGCTAACGCCTGTTGTGATGGGTAGGGGAGCGTCGTGTGCCGGGTGAAGCAGCCGTGGAAGCGAGTTGTGGACGGTTCACGAGTGAGAATGCAGGCATGAGTAGCGATACAAGAGTGGGAAACTCTTGCGCCGATTGACTAAGGGTTCCTGGGTCAAGCTGATCTGCCCAGGGTAAGTCGGGACCTAAGGCGAGGCCGACAGGCGTAGTCGATGGACAACCGGTTGATATTCCGGTACCCGCTTTGAAGCGCCCAGTACTGAATCAGGCGATGCTAAGTCCGTGAAGCCGCCCTGATCTCTTCGGAGTTGAGGGGAGTGGTGGAGCCGACGGACCAGACTTGTAGTAGGTAAGCGATGGGGTGACGCAGGAAGGTAGTCCAGCCCGGGCGGTGGTTGTCCCGGGGTAAGGGTGTAGGCCGTGTGATAGGCAAATCCGTCGCACGTTAAGGCTGAGACCTGATGCCGAGCCGATTGTGGTGAAGTGGATGATCCTATGCTGTCGAGAAAAGCCTCTAGTGAGTTTCAAGGCGGCCCGTACCCTAAACCGACTCAGGTGGTCAGGTAGAGAATACCGAGGCGTTCGGGTGAACTATGGTTAAGGAACTCGGCAAAATGCCCCCGTAACTTCGGGAGAAGGGGGGCCATTTCTGGTGAGGGAACTTGCTTCCTGAGCTGGGGGTGGCCGCAGAGACCAGCGAGAAGCGACTGTTTACTAAAAACACAGGTCCGTGCGAAGCCGTAAGGCGATGTATACGGACTGACGCCTGCCCGGTGCTGGAACGTTAAGGGGACCGGTTAGTCAATCTTCGGGTTGGCGAAGCTGAGAACTTAAGCGCCAGTAAACGGCGGTGGTAACTATAACCATCCTAAGGTAGCGAAATTCCTTGTCGGGTAAGTTCCGACCTGCACGAATGGCGTAACGACTTCTCGACTGTCTCAACCATAGGCCCGGTGAAATTGCATTACGAGTAAAGATGCTCGTTTCGCGCAGCAGGACGGAAAGACCCCGGGACCTTTACTATAGCTTGATATTGGTGTTCGGTTCGGCTTGTGTAGGATAGGTGGGAGACTGTGAAGCGCCAACGCCAGTTGGTGTGGAGTCGTTGTTGAAATACCACTCTGGTCGTGCTGGATGTCTAACCTGGGTCCGTGATCCGGATCAGGGACAGTGTCTGGTGGGTAGTTTAACTGGGGCGGTTGCCTCCTAAAGGGTAACGGAGGCGCCCAAAGGTTCCCTCAGCCTGGTTGGTAATCAGGTGTTGAGTGTAAGTGCACAAGGGAGCTTGACTGTGAGACTGACGGGTCGAGCAGGTACGAAAGTAGGGACTAGTGATCCGGCGGTGGCTTGTGGAAGCGCCGTCGCTCAACGGATAAAAGGTACCCCGGGGATAACAGGCTGATCTTCCCCAAGAGTCCATATCGACGGGATGGTTTGGCACCTCGATGTCGGCTCGTCGCATCCTGGGGCTGGAGTCGGTCCCAAGGGTTGGGCTGTTCGCCCATTAAAGCGGTACGCGAGCTGGGTTTAGAACGTCGTGAGACAGTTCGGTCCCTATCCGCTGTGCGCGTAGGAGTCTTGAGAAGGGCTGTCCCTAGTACGAGAGGACCGGGACGGACGGACCTCTGGTGTGCCAGTTGTTCTGCCAAGGGCATGGCTGGTTGGCTACGTTCGGAAAGGATAACCGCTGAAAGCATCTAAGCGGGAAGCCTGCTTCGAGATGAGGGCTCCCTCCCACTTGATGGGGTAAGGCTCCCAGTAGACGACTGGGTTGATAGGCCAGATATGGAAGCATCGTAAGGTGTGGAGTTGACTGGTACTAATAGGCCGAGGGCTTGTCCTCAGTTGCTCGCGTCCACTGTGTTGGTTCTGAAGCCACGAACAGACCAACGGTTGTTCTAAGTTTCATAGTGTTTCGGTGGTTTTAGCGTTAGGGAAACGCCCGGTTACATTCCGAACCCGGAAGCTAAGCCTTTCAGCGCCGATGGTACTGCAGGGGGGACCCTGTGGGAGAGTAGGACGCCGCCGAACAAGTTTTGATTAAGCCTCGTTCCCCGAGTTTCGACTCGGGGAACGAGGCTTTTTTGCGTTGTATGTCCTTGCGTTGTATCTCAGGAAAGCCCGGGTGGGGGCAGGTAGAGCCTGGGTGGGGTCAGGCGGGGTGGGGGAGGGTGGTGGCGGTGAGGAGGATGCCGTGGGCGGTGTGCCAGCGGCCAGGGAGGACGGGGGCGGGGATGCCGGCGGGCCAGGGGAGGAGGAGCCGGGCGGTGAAGGTGCGGGTGTCGGGGGCGAAGGTGATTTCGGCGTCGTCGAATTGGAGGGGGCGGGGGGCGAGGGGGGCGCAGGTCTTGTAGACGGATTCCTTGGCGCTGAAGAGGAGGCGGTCCCAGGGGATGTCGGGGTGGGTGGCGGTGAGGTCATGGAGGTGGGTGCGTTCGGTGGGGGTGGTGATGCCGTCGCGGACTACGTCGGGCAGGGGGGCGCGGGGCTCGGCGTCGATGCCGAGGTGGGGGAGGTCGGTGGTGCGGGCGACGGCGGCGGCGCGGTAGCCGGCGCAGTGGGTGATGCTGCCGGTGATGCCGGGGGGCCAGGTGGGGGCGCCGGTGGGGCCGGGCGGGACCGGGGTCGGGGGGAGGCCGAGGCGGGCGAGGGCGCGATGGGCGCACCGGCGGGCGGTGACGAAGTCGCGGCGGCGCTTCTCGCCGGCGTGGGCGATCTCGCGTTCCTCGACGGGGAAGAGGCCGGTGGGGGTGGTGAGGGGTGGGTCACCGAGGGTGTCCTCGCCTACGGCGTGCGGGGGGAGGACGTGCTCGATGAGCATGGGGGGCTCAACTCCTGGGGTGGGGGCCGGAGGTGACGGCCCGTGGGATGACGACTCTATGTGACGGGGGCGACAATGGCGGGCGTTGCCGATTCTAGGTCGCTTGACCTAATGTCTGCGGTGTGGACGATGACCTCCAGCTTGATGTGAATGGTCCGGTGCTCGTGGTCGGCGGTTACGGGACCGTCGGCGGTGATCTGGCCCGCCTCGCCGCCCCCTCATGGCCGTTACTGCTCACCGGGCGTACGCCCGAGAAGGGGCGGGCGCTGGCCGACGAGGTCGGGGCAGAGGTGCGGCGTTGGGACCTGGGTGATCCGGAGCCGTTCGCGGCGAAGGTGCGGGCCGTGATCAGCACGGTGAACGACCCGGACGACCGGGTGATGCTGGCCGCCATCCGCGGCGGGGTGCCGTATGTGGACATCACGCGGTGGACGGCGCGGTTGCAGCGGGCCACGGCGGTGGCGGCGGTCAATCCGCCGACCGCGCCGGTGCTGCTGTCGTCGAGCTGGATGGGCGGGGTCAGCGCGCTGGTCACCGCGGCGCTGGCGGCCGAGCTGGGCGGGGCGGCCGGGGTGCAGATCGCCATCCGGTACGACCTGAAGGACCGGGCCGGCACCGACTCCGTGGAGTTCATGGACCGGCTGGGGCTGGACTACGAGGTCACGGAGAACGGCGAGCGGCGGATGATCATGCCGCTGAGCGATGCCGGGTTCGTGCAGATCGGTGAGCACCGGACGAAGGTGGCGCGGCTCGACACGCCGGAGCAGTTCACGCTGCCGCTGGTGCTGGGGGTGGACACGGCGATCACCCGGATCGGGTTCAGTGCGAACTCGTCGACGTCCACGCTGCTGGCGCTGAAGAAGACCGGGTTCTTCCGGTGGGGACGCGGCGACTCGTTCGAGAAGACGCGGCGCGGGATGCTGTACTCGCCGGGCGAGGGCGGCAGTGCGCTGTTGCGGATCGACGTCCGCGGGCGGGGCGGGGAGCAGCGCACCGCGATCGTCCGGGATGCCGCGGGGCAGGCTCATCTGACCGCGCTGGGCGGGCTGTTGGGGCTGCGTCGGGTGCTGGGTGCGGACGGTGCGAAGGCGCCCACCGGGGTGGTGTTCCCCGAGATGACGCCGGTGCCGCAGGACGTCGTCTCCGCGCTGGAGAAGGCAGGGGTCGAGGTCACGGTGTCATGAGCGAGGAGAAAGGCGGCGGCAAGCCGCAGCTGACGCGGCAGGGGAACCTGCGGCGGACGAGTCTGCTCGATGCCGCCGAGTCCGTACTGGTCGCCAAGGGCAACGCGGATGCGTCGCTGCGGGCCATCGCCGGTGAGGCGGGGGTGCGGGTCGGGCATCTGCAGCACTACTTCCCGACCCGGGCGGATCTGATCAAGGCCGTGCTGGAGCGGGCGTTGGACCGGTCGCTGGAGCGGCTGGCGGAGACCACCGGGCTGCGGATGAGCCGGGAGGACCCGACGGTCATCGAGGTGCCGGAGGGCGGTCGGGCGGAGCCCGCCGAGGTGGTCGCGGTGGTCCTGGCCGAGCAGGAGGACCCCCAGCTCGTCCGGCTGTATGTCGAGGTGTGGGCGCTGGCGGCGCGGGACGACGAGATCGCCGCGGTGGTCCGGGAGTTCTACCTGAAGTACGTGGCGCACGTCGAGGCGTATGTGCAGCAGGGGCGGCCGGAGTGGTCCGCCGACTTCTGCCGGGCGCGGGCCGAGACGTTCGTGGCGCTGGTCGAGGGGGCGGCCCTGATGCGGTCGGGGATCGCCGGAAGCCGGTCGGGCGCGATGGACGAGCAACTCGCCCGGCAGGCCGTTCAGTTGCTCCGGGACTAGGGCGTAGGACCCGGGCGTTTTCAGCCGCCGGGCGTCGGTGTCCGGTGTGTTTCAGCCGTCGGACCGCGGTGTCCGGTGCGGTTTTCTCGGGGTCGGTCGGCCCGGGGCTGTGGCGGGTGCGTCGCGTCCTGGGCCGGGGGCCCGTCATCCATGGCACATCCAGGGGGAGTTCGTCATGTCCGAGGCAATCGATCTGGCCGAGCTGGCGGCCACGGCGGGTCTGGAGCAGGAGCTCGCGCGGCTCGCCGCCGACCACGACATCGTCCGTACGCGGCAGTTGAACCAGCAGGAGACCTGGACGGTGCTGAGCGCGCCGCTGACCCGGGAGCTGCTGAGCGATCCGCGGCTGTCCAACGACGTCCACACGCATGCGCCGCACGGGGCGCTGGTCCCGGGGCTGCAGGTGATGCTGCTCGAACAGGACGACCCGGGGCACGCCCGTTACCGGCGGCTGGTGACCGCGGCGTTCGCGTCGAAGGCGGTGCGGCGGCTGGAGCCGCGGATCGTGGAGATCACCCGGCAGCTGCTGGAGAAGCTGGGCGACAGCGGGACGGTGGATTTCATCGACGCGTTCACCTACCCGATGCCGCTGGAGGTGATCTGCGATCTGCTGGGGGTGCCGAACGAGGACCGGGACCCGTTCCGGAAGTGGGCGATGGACATCTCGGCGGCGCCGTCGCTGGAGGCGATGCAGACGTCGGCGGGCGAGCTGTTCGGGTACTGCGTCGGGCTGATCGGGGCCAAGCGGGCGCAGCCGACGGAGGACCTGCTCGGTGAGCTGATCGCGGCGCGGTTCGAGGACGGTACCGGGCTGACGGACGAGGAGCTGTCGTCGTTCGCCGCGGTGCTGCTGATCGCGGGGCACGACACGGTGACGAACCTGCTGGCCAACGCGTTGTACGAGCTGCTCACCCACCCGGAGCAGCTGGCCGCGCTGCGCGCGGACCGGTCGTTGGTGGGGGCGGCGGTGGAGGAGGCGCTGCGGTTCCGGGGGTCGGCGATGACCACGGTGAACCGGGTGGCACTTGAGGACATCGAGGCCGGTGGGGTCACCATCCGCAAGGGCGAGCTGGTGCGGTTCCTGTTGAACGCGGCCAATCGGGACGCGGAGGTGCGGGCGGACGGCCACACCTTCGACCTCGGGCGGGCCACCGCGCAGCATGTCGCGTTCGGGATGGGGCCGCACTTCTGCCTGGGGCAGCGGCTGGCCCGGCAGGAGGCGACGATCGCGCTGACCGAGATCCTGGACCGGTTCCCGACGCTGGAGCTCGGGGTGCCGGCGGACGAGGTGCGATGGCTGGCCTCGGATGCGATCCGGGGGCTGGAGGAGCTGCCGCTGCGCTACGCGCGGGCGGCGGAGTAGGGGCGTCCCGGTGGTCGGCGGGGCGGTCCGGTGCGGGGCGTGCCGCCGACCGCGGACGGGTGCGGGTGCGGCGGGGATGTTCCCCGGTCGCGTAACTGGCATGGGATTAAGGGGAGTTGGCGGACATGACGGTGCGGATCTCGGTCGATTACGGGCTGTGCGACGGGCTGGGGCAGTGTGCGCTGGTGGCGCCGGAGGTCTTCGCGCTGGACGACGACGAGCAGTTGGTCGTCACGCCGGACCCGGCGCCGGAGTTGGCGGGGAAGGTGGCGGCCGCGGCGCGGGCGTGCCCGGTGCGGGCGATCTCGGTCGAGGGGGCCTGAGCCTTGCGCGAGGTCGTGGTGGTGGGCGCGGGCCTGGCCGGTGTCCGGGCCGCCGGGGAGCTGCGGGCCCGGGGGTTCTCCGGGGCGCTGACGGTGGTGTCGGACGAGGTGGAACTCCCCTACGACCGGCCGCCGTTGACCAAGCAGGTGGTGTCCGGGACGCTCACCGCGGACGACATCCGGCTGGCGGGCGCCGAGGACTTCGGCGCCCGCTGGGTCCGGGGGACCGCGGCCGTCGGGCTGGACCGGGAGCGGCGCCGGGTGCGGCTGGCCGACGGCGTGGAGCTGCCGTACGACGGGCTGGTGCTGGCGACCGGGGCGCGGGCGCGGGCCTGGCCCGGGGAGGTGCCGGCCGGGGTGCTGACGGTGCGGGGGCTGGACGACGTCCGGGCGCTGCGTGCGGCGGTCGACGGCGGGGCCCGTGAGGTGGTGGTCGTCGGGGCGGGTTTCGTCGGGGTGGAGTTGGCGTCGTCGCTGGTCGGGCTGGGGCTCGGGGTGCGGGTGACGTTGCTGGAGCCGTTCGGGCGACCGTTGCGGGCGCTGGGCGGGACGGTGCCGGACGTGGTGGCCGCGGCGGCGCGGCGGGCCGGGGTGGAGCTGCGAATGGGCATCGGGGTGAGGGGTTTTCGTGCGGAGGGGGCGCGGGTCGCCGGGGTCGAGTCGGCCGACGGGAGTGTGCTGCCGGCCGAGGTGGCGGTGGTGGCGATCGGGATGGTGCCGGCCACGGGATGGCTGGTGGGGTCCGGGCTGGCGCTGCCGGGCGGGCGGGTGCACTGCGACGAGCGGCTGTTCGCGCGGACGGCGGAGGTGCCGGGTGTGGCGGGTGCGCTGGGTGAGGTGGGTGTGACGGGGGCGGCCGGGGGGATCGATCCGCGGATCGTGGTGGCCGGGGACGTGGCGCGGTGCGATGCGGTGCGGTCGGCGGACGGGCCGGTGGCGCTGGAGCACTGGAGCAACGCGGCGGCGCAGGGGGAGTCGGCGGCGCGGAACCTGTTGGCGGGGCCGGCGGCGGCCGGGTCGTATGCGCATGTGCCGTCGTTCTGGACGTCGGCGTTCGGGCTGCGGATCAAGTCGGTGGGGCTGCCGGGGACCGGGGACCGGGTGGTCGTCGAGGAGGGCGAGCCGGGGTCGGAGAAGTTGGTGGAGGCGCACTACCGGGCGGGCCGGCTGGTCGGTGCGGTGAGTGTGAATCTGGGGAAGCGGCTGGCGGGGTATGCACGGCGGCTCCAGGAGGAGCGGGGGGCGGCGGAGGCGGCCGGGGTGTCCGGCGGGGCGCCGGGCCGGGGCTCCGACGAGGTGCCGGCCTGGGGCGGGGCCGCGGGCTGAGCGGCGGCATCCGGCCGGTGGCCGGAATTCTGTGCCGTGACCGAAGACGTTCCGTCGCCCGAGAAGTTCCGCGACAATGGAAAAGTTAACGCGCCATTCATATTGATAGGGGTTCACTGTTCGAGCCGGCGGCATCCTGGGTTACCCCCCGTAAACCCCCCTAATTTTCATCACTTTCCCGAGCGCTTTGGGTCAAGTGACCTATCGCACAAACGAGTGACGGTCCCGGATGGCTCTGGTAGCGTTTTTGTCACGCCTCCAGGAGAGGCGGAGCGGGCTTTGTGAGTGCGTCACGACGAGGTGGCCGCCGACAATGTGCGGCCCGTTCTTGCGCAAGCAGGTGTCGGGGGATCATTTGCTATCGGGGGATGGTCATGTGTAGCGCTTTCACCAGCGCGTGAATCGCGGCTTCCGAATCTCCGGAAGCGTTTCCTTTCTCGTGTGCCCGTAGGTGCGCCCATCGTTCTGACGGCGCCGAATCTTGTCTCGGGCGCGTAATCCATCATCAATCGTTCGCCATGCGCGAGTCTGCGGTGACGGTCGTCGGCTGAAATTCCGGACGACTTCGCAAGGCTTGCGCAGCGGGCTTCCTCTATCGCGCCCACAGTGTCCTGTGTATTTCCGGGGCGGCTGGTGCGAGCTTTCGATTAAACGCTGTCGGATATTTTCCGCTGCCGTTTCCAGAGAATTTCCATGGCTGGTCGACGATTCCCCATGGCCGGTCGACGGTGGTCTTCAGAGTGCTCAGAAACGAGGAGAGAACCATGCAGAACCCCTACGAGGCCGAGCAGATCCAGGAGATCGTACGGGAGGGGCTCGCCCAGGTCCTGGGCACCGGGACCGACGAGATCACCCCGGACGCCACCCTCGTCGGCGACCTCGGCGCGGAATCCCTCGACCTGGTCGAATTCCGCTTCGAAATGGAGACCAAGCTCGGCGTGGCGCTGCCGAAGTCCAATGTCCTGGACCAGCTCGCCGGGGTGCTCGGCGGCTCCGAGCAGCTCTACGACGAGCGCGGCGGCATCACCGAGCTGGCCGCCGAGGTGCTGCGCCGCAGCGCGTTCGGCTACTCCGCCGAGCAGGTGCACGCCGGCCAGCGGCCCTACGAGGTCGCCGCCGCGGCCACCAGTGCCCACTGGGCCGCCTTCACCCACGCGATCTTCGACCACCTGCCCGAGAACTGCACCGAGTGCGGCGCCGACAAGGCCGAGCCGGCCGCGTCCGGCAAGGCGGTCTGCGCCGGCTGCGGTGCCGCGCTGGAGGCCGCCACGGGCGACGAGGTGATGGCCGAGGGCGTCCGGAGCGCGCTGGCCGCCCTCGGGCACGCCCAGCCCGTCGGCTGACCGCCCGGCGGCCGGTGCGGAAGGCGTCGCTCGTCGTGCGAGTCGTGCGAAAGGAATGCAAGTGACACCCCACATATCCCACGGGGCCCAACACGAGGTCGTGGTGACCGGGATCGGCCTGGTCGCCGGGCAACTGACCGACCCGGAGGCGCTGTTCGACCACATCGCGGAAGGACGCACGCTCATCGCCGAGCACCCCCTCCACAAGGAGTGGGGCGTCCCCTGCGCCGTCTCTGCCCACATCGACCCCCATGTCCGGCAGGCGCTCGCGGACGCGGCGCCCGAGGAGGCCGGGCCGCTGGGACCGGCCGGCGTCCTCGCCTGGCACGCCGCCGCCCAGGCATGGGAGCGCAGCGGACTGCCGCGCCGGCTGGACAGCGAGCGCGGCGGCCTCTTCCTCGCCTGCAACCGGATGGTCATGGAGCCGGCCGAACTCACCACGCTGGCCGCCCATGTGGACCACGAGGCCGCGGCCCTGGACCTGGACGGCTACCTGGAGGCGCTCGACGGCGCCGCGGCGGCCGGCGGAGCCGACGCGGCCGGCGCCGGCGGGCTCGACCCGGACCGGCACGCGCGGATCCAGCCGGACACCGCCACCGCCGCGCTCGCCGACTACTTCGGCGCGTCCGGTGTCCTGGAGACCCACGCGGACGCCTGCGCCGCCGGCGGCATGGCGATCGGCAGCGCCTACCGCTACATCCGCAGCGGTGCGCTGGACGTGGCGCTGGCCGGCGGCGCCGAGAGCCTGACCACGCTGACCTCGATCACCGCCTTCTACGGGGTGGGCGCGCTCGCCCCGGTGGACGGGAAGGACCCGGAGCGGATCAGCCGCCCCTTCGACAAGGACCGCTCGGGCTTCGTCATCGGGGACGGCGCGGCCTTCCTCGTCCTGGAGTCCCGGGCGCACGCCGAGGCGCGCGGCGCCCGCATCCTGGCCCGGGTCGCCGGGTACGCCGGGGTGACCGAGGCGGTGAAGATGACGTCCAGTTCGCGGGACGGCTCGGACTACGCGGAGTGCATGCGGGCCGCGCTGGCCGACGCCGGGCTCGGGCCGGACGACATCGACCACGTCAACGCGCACGGCACCTCCACCGAGGCCAACGACACCTGCGAGGCGGCGGCCCTGCACACCGTCTTCGGGGCGCGGGCCGCCACGCTCCCGGTCACCGGCAACAAGTCCGCCATGGGGCACTCGCTGGCCAACAGCGGGGCGGC
Proteins encoded in this region:
- a CDS encoding 4'-phosphopantetheinyl transferase — protein: MLIEHVLPPHAVGEDTLGDPPLTTPTGLFPVEEREIAHAGEKRRRDFVTARRCAHRALARLGLPPTPVPPGPTGAPTWPPGITGSITHCAGYRAAAVARTTDLPHLGIDAEPRAPLPDVVRDGITTPTERTHLHDLTATHPDIPWDRLLFSAKESVYKTCAPLAPRPLQFDDAEITFAPDTRTFTARLLLPWPAGIPAPVLPGRWHTAHGILLTATTLPHPA
- a CDS encoding saccharopine dehydrogenase produces the protein MLVVGGYGTVGGDLARLAAPSWPLLLTGRTPEKGRALADEVGAEVRRWDLGDPEPFAAKVRAVISTVNDPDDRVMLAAIRGGVPYVDITRWTARLQRATAVAAVNPPTAPVLLSSSWMGGVSALVTAALAAELGGAAGVQIAIRYDLKDRAGTDSVEFMDRLGLDYEVTENGERRMIMPLSDAGFVQIGEHRTKVARLDTPEQFTLPLVLGVDTAITRIGFSANSSTSTLLALKKTGFFRWGRGDSFEKTRRGMLYSPGEGGSALLRIDVRGRGGEQRTAIVRDAAGQAHLTALGGLLGLRRVLGADGAKAPTGVVFPEMTPVPQDVVSALEKAGVEVTVS
- a CDS encoding TetR/AcrR family transcriptional regulator; amino-acid sequence: MSEEKGGGKPQLTRQGNLRRTSLLDAAESVLVAKGNADASLRAIAGEAGVRVGHLQHYFPTRADLIKAVLERALDRSLERLAETTGLRMSREDPTVIEVPEGGRAEPAEVVAVVLAEQEDPQLVRLYVEVWALAARDDEIAAVVREFYLKYVAHVEAYVQQGRPEWSADFCRARAETFVALVEGAALMRSGIAGSRSGAMDEQLARQAVQLLRD
- a CDS encoding cytochrome P450 produces the protein MSEAIDLAELAATAGLEQELARLAADHDIVRTRQLNQQETWTVLSAPLTRELLSDPRLSNDVHTHAPHGALVPGLQVMLLEQDDPGHARYRRLVTAAFASKAVRRLEPRIVEITRQLLEKLGDSGTVDFIDAFTYPMPLEVICDLLGVPNEDRDPFRKWAMDISAAPSLEAMQTSAGELFGYCVGLIGAKRAQPTEDLLGELIAARFEDGTGLTDEELSSFAAVLLIAGHDTVTNLLANALYELLTHPEQLAALRADRSLVGAAVEEALRFRGSAMTTVNRVALEDIEAGGVTIRKGELVRFLLNAANRDAEVRADGHTFDLGRATAQHVAFGMGPHFCLGQRLARQEATIALTEILDRFPTLELGVPADEVRWLASDAIRGLEELPLRYARAAE
- a CDS encoding ferredoxin, which translates into the protein MTVRISVDYGLCDGLGQCALVAPEVFALDDDEQLVVTPDPAPELAGKVAAAARACPVRAISVEGA
- a CDS encoding NAD(P)/FAD-dependent oxidoreductase, whose translation is MREVVVVGAGLAGVRAAGELRARGFSGALTVVSDEVELPYDRPPLTKQVVSGTLTADDIRLAGAEDFGARWVRGTAAVGLDRERRRVRLADGVELPYDGLVLATGARARAWPGEVPAGVLTVRGLDDVRALRAAVDGGAREVVVVGAGFVGVELASSLVGLGLGVRVTLLEPFGRPLRALGGTVPDVVAAAARRAGVELRMGIGVRGFRAEGARVAGVESADGSVLPAEVAVVAIGMVPATGWLVGSGLALPGGRVHCDERLFARTAEVPGVAGALGEVGVTGAAGGIDPRIVVAGDVARCDAVRSADGPVALEHWSNAAAQGESAARNLLAGPAAAGSYAHVPSFWTSAFGLRIKSVGLPGTGDRVVVEEGEPGSEKLVEAHYRAGRLVGAVSVNLGKRLAGYARRLQEERGAAEAAGVSGGAPGRGSDEVPAWGGAAG
- a CDS encoding acyl carrier protein; translated protein: MQNPYEAEQIQEIVREGLAQVLGTGTDEITPDATLVGDLGAESLDLVEFRFEMETKLGVALPKSNVLDQLAGVLGGSEQLYDERGGITELAAEVLRRSAFGYSAEQVHAGQRPYEVAAAATSAHWAAFTHAIFDHLPENCTECGADKAEPAASGKAVCAGCGAALEAATGDEVMAEGVRSALAALGHAQPVG
- a CDS encoding beta-ketoacyl synthase gives rise to the protein MQVTPHISHGAQHEVVVTGIGLVAGQLTDPEALFDHIAEGRTLIAEHPLHKEWGVPCAVSAHIDPHVRQALADAAPEEAGPLGPAGVLAWHAAAQAWERSGLPRRLDSERGGLFLACNRMVMEPAELTTLAAHVDHEAAALDLDGYLEALDGAAAAGGADAAGAGGLDPDRHARIQPDTATAALADYFGASGVLETHADACAAGGMAIGSAYRYIRSGALDVALAGGAESLTTLTSITAFYGVGALAPVDGKDPERISRPFDKDRSGFVIGDGAAFLVLESRAHAEARGARILARVAGYAGVTEAVKMTSSSRDGSDYAECMRAALADAGLGPDDIDHVNAHGTSTEANDTCEAAALHTVFGARAATLPVTGNKSAMGHSLANSGAAEAVLSVLSLRRQTLLPTLNFTEPDEVTAGLDVVTERRPARVTAVLSNSFGFGGQNCSLVLAEAG